In Patescibacteria group bacterium, the genomic window GATCGCCGTCTGCAATAATCTGGCATACAGTAACGCAAGCTTACTTAGCGATATCGACGTATTTGTAATTCTGAAACGGAACCGCCTATGGCAGACCCGTTTTTTTGTTTCCGTAGTAACTCATTTGATGAGGATGAGAAGGCATCATCGCACAATCAGCAACCGGGTATGTTTAAGTTTTTACATCACGGATGAGCATTTGGATTTGGAGCAGTTAATGATCAAGCCTTTAGACCCGTATTTTATTTATTGGTATGGGCAGTTGGTTCCGATTTATGATCATCAGAATAGTTTTAATGATTTGGTTGAAGCAAATGAATGGATTAAGGAATTTCTGCCCAATTTGATAATCAACAAACCGGTTCTGCGCAGGAGTGTTAAAGATACAAAGTGGTCGCTCGCAGTCAAGCGGATGCAGGAGTCGATGCTGGGCGGATCGTTCGGTGATATTGTAGAAAAATTCCTGAAAAAAATTCAAAAAAGTAAAATGATCAGGAATAAATCGAGCAAGCTGTGGGAAAATAGCACTGCCGTGATTATTAAAGACAATATATTGAAATTCCATGAAAATGACCGTCGGAAACAGTACGCGGAAAGATTTATCAGTAAGCTTGATAGTGAGTTAAATTAAAAACGATGAGACAGAAAATTACAAAAATTCTGGAATGGGGGATCTATTTGTGGATTTTTTTACTTCCCTGGCAGACGCGTTTCATAATCGAGGAAGGTGTTTTGAACAGAGATTATTGGGAATACGGCACGGTGAGTTTATACGCAATTGATATCCTGCTGATTATCCTGGTTATTTTCCGCCTAATAACCGCCGGTGATAGAGAAAAGCAAAAAATACTACAGACCAACAAGTTCAGTGTCTGGTCTTTTGCCCTTGGCATGTTGGTTTTGTCATTCTTGTCGATTTACTGGGCACGCGATGCGTATGTTTCTATGTATGGAGTGGTAAAAATCGCTGAAGGAGTACTGCTCTATTGGCTGATCTCAACCAGCAAATTCAGTTTGAGTAAAGCCGGTATTGCCTTTGCTTCATCGGCAGTTTTACAAAGTGTGATTGGAGTTTTACAGTTCTCATTTCAAAAAACAATCAGTTCCAAATGGTTAGGTATGACTCTGCATGAATCATTTGTGTCAGGAACCAGTGTGGTAGAAACGGCAACCAATCGTTTTATGCGGGCCTATGGATCGTTTTCTCATCCGAATATTCTGGCCGGATTTTTGGTGATCGGATTCATCATTCTTTTGGGGATCTATCTTGAGAAAAAAGGAAATTTTTATAAACTGGTACCCGGATTGATTGCGATACTGATCGCCGGCCTGTTTGTATCATTCTCACGGGCCGGATGGCTTGCCTTGTTGCTTGCACTGATTTTTTTTCTGGTTGTATCCCTGCGCAAGTCAAAAAAGTGGAGAATAGAAATTGCAAAAGTGGTCGGCATTATTGTTGTGGTGTTTTTGATGTTTCTATTAATCTATCCGGAAACAGTATCTACGCGCATTGTGTCATCGTCCCGCCTGGAGCAAAAATCGTTTAATGACCGCGCTACTTATTTCCAGCAGGCAACGGAATTATTGGAAGAAAACTGGTTGCATGGAGTAGGTATCAACAGTTATACACTGGCGGTAAAAGATGCAATTGATTCCGGCCTTTCCGGGAAGGAATACCAGCCGGTGCACAATGTGTACATGCTTGTCTTCGTGGAGCTGGGTTTGTTCGGGTTGATAATCTTTTTGGCTTTGATTATTCAGGTGATCAGAAGCAGTTGGCTGGCAGTCAATCAACATATTATTCATCCCCGGGTTGTGACTTATTCATGCATTTTTGCTGTTATGCTTGTATTGTTCTTGTTTGACCATTATTTTTGGACCCTTTCTGTCGGGATAATGCTGTTTTGGCTGATGCTGGGATTGTGGCAGAAAGCGGTAGAAGAAGGCCGGGAATAATATCGATTTTTACTAAAATAATGCATTTGTTTAGTTTGTTTAACCACGAATAAAGTGGTTATATCTTACGGGGTTGACAACTATCCGTGATTTTTATAAAGTTATATGTACGAGTAATTAGCACTCTTCTATAAAGAGTGCTAAAAAGTCTAAAAATAATCATTAATTAGGAACAAATATGAAGTTAAAGCCACTAGGCGACCGTATTATCGTAAAACCGATAAAGGAAGAAGAAGTCACCGCATCCGGTATTATTCTTCCTGACACCGCCGAAAAAGAACAAAAGTCCGAAGGAGTAATCATCGCCTTAGGAGACGGAGACAGGATTAAAGAACTGGGGTTAAAAGAAGGTGACAAAGTTATCTTTGGAAAATATTCCGGCGAAGAATTCAAAGAAGGTGATGATGAGTATAAGATTTTATCTGTTGCTAAAGAAGAAGATAAAAGCGACGTATTTGCAATCTTTACAGAGTAATAATTATTAATAGTTAATAAACATTATGGCAAAACAAGTATACTTTAATGAACAGGCGCGGGAATCACTGCGCGACGGAGTTAATAAACTTGCCGACGCGGTAAAAGTTACACTAGGACCCAAAGGAAGGAATGTAGTATTGGATAAAGGTTACGGATCTCCGGTTATTACCAAAGACGGAGTAACCGTCGCCAAAGATATTGAACTGGAAGACAAGTTTGAAAATATCGGCGCGGAATTGGTCAAAGAAGTTGCGACCAAAACCAATGATGTGGCCGGTGACGGTACAACTACGGCGACTATTCTGGCGCAGAGCATGGTGAATGAGGGAATTAGAAATGTCGCGGCCGGAGCAAACCCGATGATTGTAAAAAAAGGGATCGACCGAGGTGTTACCGCCGTCATGGAAGAGCTGAAAAAAATCTCCAAAGCAATTTCCAATAAAGAGGAAAAAGAACAGGTTGCATCTATTTCGGCCAACGATCCGGAAATCGGCAAAGTTATTGCGGAAGCGATGGATATGGTGGGTAATGAAGGTGTGATTACCGTTGAGGAATCACAATCTTTCGGTATTACCAAGGAAGTTGTTGAAGGAATGCAGTTTGATAAGGGTTACGTCTCTCCATATATGATAACCAATCCGGAACGTTTAGAGGCGGTTTATGAAGATCCGTATATTCTGATAACTGATCAGAAGATTTCGGCAGTAAATGAAATCGTTCCTCTGCTCGAGAAACTGGCACAAGCCGGGAAAAAAGAGCTGGTGATAATTGCGGAAGAAGTTGAAGGTGAAGCACTGGCAACCCTGGTAATCAATAAAATTCGGGGAACATTCAATACACTCGCTATCAAAGCTCCCGGTTTCGGCGATCGACGCAAAGAAATGCTGGAAGACATCGCGGTTGTCACCGGCGGGAGAGTTATATCAGAAGAAGTCGGGTTAAAAGTGGAAAGCACTGAAATAGAAAGTTTAGGTCAGGCCAGAAAAATAATCGCAGTAAAAGAAAACACCACGATTATTGAAGGCAAGGGTGAAGATAAAGAAATCCAAGAAAGAATTGTCCGGATTAAGAAAGAAATCAAAGACTCTGATTCTGATTTTGACAAAGAAAAACTGCAGGAAAGACTGGCAAAATTGTCCGGCGGAGTGGCTGTGGTAAAAGTTGGTGCCGCAACCGAGACCGAAATGCAGGAAAAGAAACATCGGATTGAGGATGCGCTGGCTGCTACCCGCGCCGCAATTGAAGAAGGGATTGTTATGGGTGGTGGTGTGGCCCTGCTGCGTGCCAGTGTAGCGCTGGATAGTATACAGGCGGAAGGTGATGAAAAAGTCGGTGTCGATATTTTGAGACGCGCTTTGGAAGCACCAGCCAGGCAGATTGCGGAAAATGCCGGAAAAGAAGGATCAGTGGTCGTGGAAGAGATCAAGAAATTGAAACAGAACGAAGGTTATAATGCTTTGACAAATCAGTATGAAGACCTGGTTAAAGCTGGCATTATCGACCCGACTAAAGTAACAAGAACTGCTTTGCAGAATGCCGCTTCAATCGCGTCATTAATCCTCACTACCGAGGCGGTAGTGACAGACATCCCAAGCAAAAATGAAGATGGTCCTGGCGGAATGCCGGGCGGTGGAATGGGAATGCCGGGCATGGGTATGTAGTAATTATAAGTAAATGAAATCGGGTAGGTGAGAATTTATTCTCACCTACTTTTGATTTTGCCAAAGTGTGAAAAATAAGGTATAATACACAAGCTATTAGAAGGAATTATGTTTGAAAAAAACACATTAAATAAGTCGGAACAAAAAACCAATTCAGATTCTGGGGAGGATCTATCGTTAAATAAAGTTTCTTTTGGTGATAAAAAATTAGAGTATTATTTTGACATTATTAAATACCCGGTTGTTCTCACTGTTGTCGTAAATATTGTTTATTTCCTGATCAGAAAGTCGTTTGATATAATGTGGGTTTTCGATATAGTAGCTTTCATTTACATTGCATATATTATCGTTAAAAAGAAACAGGGAAAAATAACTGATGCATTCATCGCGTGCGGGATTTCCGGTTTGTTTATGGGATTTTTCATCGCTGTGTTCAAATTTATATACTTTAGAAAATTTTATTTGTTTTTCAATATTATCAGCGAACCGTTTTTAACATTTATCGTAGGGGGGTTTATCGGGGTTGCTTTCGCATATATTGCATTAAAAAAGTTTAAAAAAAATAAAAAGGAAATATCTTCTACCAAGAAAGGGGGTGAATAAATGGAAGAGAAAAAAGAAAATCAAGTTGATTCAAAAGATATAGAGGAAAATAAACTGATTGCGGCAATCGGGTATATTTGGATTCTATGCCTTATTCCATTGCTGTTGAAAAAAGACAGTAAATTTGCCCAATTCCATGGCAAACAAGGATTAGTACTGTTTATCATCGACATCGTCGGCTGGTTAGTATTCTGGATCCCTGTCATCGGCTGGTTATTTGGAGTATTAATACTGGCATTATCAATTATCGGATTCATCAAAGCAATCTCTGGAGAATATTGGGAGATGCCTGTGATTGGAAAATTTGCCAAAAAATTTAATTTGTAAATTATTGGTAGAGCTAAATAGTCTTCATTAGAAGGCTATTTACCCTTATTAATAAATTATTTATCGATTATGCCAAGCAAAAAAACAAAGCCGTATATAATATGGTTTAAAGATTTAGGGATCAAAGATGTTCCATTGGTGGGCGGGAAGAACGCTTCACTGGGAGAGATGTACCAGAAACTGGTCAGAAAGGGTGTAAAAATTCCAAATGGTTTTGCTATTACCGCCCCGGCTTATTTTCATTTTATCAAAGAGGGGAAAATCATGGTGCGAATCCGTGAAATTCTCAAAGATCTGAACACACATAGTCTGGAAAATCTGAAAGCCCGCGGTAAAAAAGTGCGGGAAGCAATTCTTTCTGGTGAGATGCCTTTGGATTTGGAAATGACCATCCGGGAAAACTACCGGAAAATGGAAAAAGAATACGGAAAAAATGTTGATGTAGCTGTTCGATCGTCTGCCACTGCGGAAGATCTGCCGGACGCCTCTTTTGCCGGTCAACAGGAAACGTATTTGAATGTCCGTGGTGAAACTGCATTACTTGAGGCTTGCCGAAAGTGTTTTGCCTCATTATTCAATGACCGTGCTATTTCCTACCGCGAAGATAAAGGTTTTGGGCATTTTAAAATCGGTCTTTCCGTTGCCGTACAGAAAATGGTGCGGTCCGACAAGGCTTGTTCCGGCGTAATGTTTTCTATTGATACCGAAAGCGGGTTCAAAGATGCGGTGATTATTGAAGGGGCTTGGGGGCTGGGTGAAAACGTGGTACAGGGAGCGGTAAATCCTGATACTTTCTATGTATTCAAACCGAAGCTGGCAGAAGGATATAATGCCATTATTTCCCGTAGAATCGGAACAAAGAAATTGAGGATGGTTTATGATAACAAAGTCGGCGGTGGAACGAAGAATATTTCTACAACTGGTGATGAACAAAGCACATATGTTTTAAAGGATAAAGAAATTTTGCAACTGGCTAAGTGGGCAGTAATTATTGAAGACCATTATTCCAAAGAAGCGAAACATTTTAAACCAATGGATATGGAATGGGCAAAAGACGGTACAACCGGCGAGTTGTTTATTGTGCAGGCCAGACCGGAAACAGTCATGTCGCAGAAAAACGTAAAAGTGCTGGAGGAATATCTGATTTCCCGTACCGGTAAGGTATTAACATCCGGCCAGGCGGTAGGAGCGAAAATCGGCACCGGCAAAGCAAATGTCATCAAAAATGTGAAACAGATGGCCAATTTCAAAAAAGGCCAAGTACTGGTTACCAAAATGACTGATCCGGACTGGGAACCGATTATGAAAATTGCATCGGCTATTGTTACAGAACTGGGTGGTAGAACTTCACATGCGGCGATCGTCTCCCGCGAACTGGGTGTACCGGCGATTGTCGGCACCAACGATGCTACCAGCAAGATAAAATCCGGACGGCCGGTTACGGTCAGTTGCGCGGAAGGCGCAGTTGGTAATGTGTACGCCGGTATTTTGCCGTTCAGTGTTAAAACTACAAAAATCGGTAAACAAAAGAGGCCGAAGACAAAAATCCAGATGATATTCGGCACACCGGAAGAAGCGTTTGCTGCGTCACAAATTCCAAACGACGGAGTAGGTCTCGCGCGTGAAGAATTTATCTTCACTTCATATATCAAAATTCATCCGCTGGCTTTACTGAACTTTGCGAAGCTTAAAGACCAGGAAGCGAAAAAGGAAATTGCCGAACTGACCAAAGGTTATGCGAGTAAGAAGGAATACTTCGTGGAAAGACTGGCTTCCGGTATCGGTATGATTGGCGCCGGTTTTTACCCGAAAGAAGTAATTGTCCGGCTTTCCGATTTCAAAACCAACGAATATGCTAATCTGATCGGAGGTAAGGCGTACGAGCCGCACGAACAGAACCCGATGCTCGGCTGGCGCGGGGCGTCCCGTTACTATGATCCAAAATACCGCAAGGCTTTTGATCTGGAATGCCAGGCAATTCACAAAGTAAGGGAAGAAATGGGACTGAAAAATATCAAAGTAATGGTACCATTCTGCCGAACTGTTGAAGAGGGTAAAAAAGTAATTCAAGTTATGAAAGAAAACGGTTTGGTACAGGGTAAGGACGGATTGGAAGTATTTGTAATGGTTGAAATCCCCGCCAATGTACTTTTGGGCGAACAGTTTGCCGACATCTTTGACGGGTTCAGCATCGGTTCGAACGACTTAACCCAGCTGACGTTAGGCCTCGATCGTGATTCATCTATTGTGAACCATGTTGCCAATGAAAATAACGAAGCGGTTAAGAAGTTAATTAGGGAAATAATCCGTATTGCAAAGAAAAAGAAAATAAAGCTTGGAATCTGCGGACAGGCGCCGTCTGATTTCCCGGACTTTGCCCACTTCTTGGTGGAAGAGGGAATTGATGCGATCAGCTTGAATCCGGACACGGTGATGAAGATGACAGTGGATATACAAAAACTGGAGAGCAAAATGAAACGCGGAAAAAAGACAACAAAAAAAACCGTCAAAAGAAAGTCAGTCAATAAAAAAACCAAAAAGAGGAAATAATTACAGTAAAAGGGCCGTCCGAGTTGGGCGGTCTTTTTGGTAAATAAAAAAAATGTACACAAGAGGCGTGTACATTGGCGAAAGAGCGATGCGCTTTTGATGGCGCGGTTATTTTATTTCCTCGAAACGGCGGGTGTCCTGGTCCAGAACGCCGACCAACGGCACGAAGTAGCCAGCCATGGAAGGCAGATTATTCTGGATAGAATCCAATGCCAGGCGTGTCAAATAGCGAGATTGTTCGACTGCGCTGGGACGTTGCCACAGTTTCCTGCCGCGGAAAGGTGTGGAAACGAGCAAGATACCTCCCTTGCTGCGTTCTTCCTCGTCGACTTCCCCGTCTTCGCCACGGAGATTGTTCTCGATAATCTCGGCAGCGCGGACAATGGCTTTGTCCAGAGCCGGGTCGCACGGTCCGAGGATGAGCATGAAGTTGTCCTTGTCGTTCCAGTCGAAG contains:
- a CDS encoding O-antigen ligase family protein, with the protein product MRQKITKILEWGIYLWIFLLPWQTRFIIEEGVLNRDYWEYGTVSLYAIDILLIILVIFRLITAGDREKQKILQTNKFSVWSFALGMLVLSFLSIYWARDAYVSMYGVVKIAEGVLLYWLISTSKFSLSKAGIAFASSAVLQSVIGVLQFSFQKTISSKWLGMTLHESFVSGTSVVETATNRFMRAYGSFSHPNILAGFLVIGFIILLGIYLEKKGNFYKLVPGLIAILIAGLFVSFSRAGWLALLLALIFFLVVSLRKSKKWRIEIAKVVGIIVVVFLMFLLIYPETVSTRIVSSSRLEQKSFNDRATYFQQATELLEENWLHGVGINSYTLAVKDAIDSGLSGKEYQPVHNVYMLVFVELGLFGLIIFLALIIQVIRSSWLAVNQHIIHPRVVTYSCIFAVMLVLFLFDHYFWTLSVGIMLFWLMLGLWQKAVEEGRE
- a CDS encoding co-chaperone GroES — translated: MKLKPLGDRIIVKPIKEEEVTASGIILPDTAEKEQKSEGVIIALGDGDRIKELGLKEGDKVIFGKYSGEEFKEGDDEYKILSVAKEEDKSDVFAIFTE
- the groL gene encoding chaperonin GroEL (60 kDa chaperone family; promotes refolding of misfolded polypeptides especially under stressful conditions; forms two stacked rings of heptamers to form a barrel-shaped 14mer; ends can be capped by GroES; misfolded proteins enter the barrel where they are refolded when GroES binds), with protein sequence MAKQVYFNEQARESLRDGVNKLADAVKVTLGPKGRNVVLDKGYGSPVITKDGVTVAKDIELEDKFENIGAELVKEVATKTNDVAGDGTTTATILAQSMVNEGIRNVAAGANPMIVKKGIDRGVTAVMEELKKISKAISNKEEKEQVASISANDPEIGKVIAEAMDMVGNEGVITVEESQSFGITKEVVEGMQFDKGYVSPYMITNPERLEAVYEDPYILITDQKISAVNEIVPLLEKLAQAGKKELVIIAEEVEGEALATLVINKIRGTFNTLAIKAPGFGDRRKEMLEDIAVVTGGRVISEEVGLKVESTEIESLGQARKIIAVKENTTIIEGKGEDKEIQERIVRIKKEIKDSDSDFDKEKLQERLAKLSGGVAVVKVGAATETEMQEKKHRIEDALAATRAAIEEGIVMGGGVALLRASVALDSIQAEGDEKVGVDILRRALEAPARQIAENAGKEGSVVVEEIKKLKQNEGYNALTNQYEDLVKAGIIDPTKVTRTALQNAASIASLILTTEAVVTDIPSKNEDGPGGMPGGGMGMPGMGM
- a CDS encoding DUF4870 domain-containing protein, with product MEEKKENQVDSKDIEENKLIAAIGYIWILCLIPLLLKKDSKFAQFHGKQGLVLFIIDIVGWLVFWIPVIGWLFGVLILALSIIGFIKAISGEYWEMPVIGKFAKKFNL
- the ppsA gene encoding phosphoenolpyruvate synthase, with amino-acid sequence MPSKKTKPYIIWFKDLGIKDVPLVGGKNASLGEMYQKLVRKGVKIPNGFAITAPAYFHFIKEGKIMVRIREILKDLNTHSLENLKARGKKVREAILSGEMPLDLEMTIRENYRKMEKEYGKNVDVAVRSSATAEDLPDASFAGQQETYLNVRGETALLEACRKCFASLFNDRAISYREDKGFGHFKIGLSVAVQKMVRSDKACSGVMFSIDTESGFKDAVIIEGAWGLGENVVQGAVNPDTFYVFKPKLAEGYNAIISRRIGTKKLRMVYDNKVGGGTKNISTTGDEQSTYVLKDKEILQLAKWAVIIEDHYSKEAKHFKPMDMEWAKDGTTGELFIVQARPETVMSQKNVKVLEEYLISRTGKVLTSGQAVGAKIGTGKANVIKNVKQMANFKKGQVLVTKMTDPDWEPIMKIASAIVTELGGRTSHAAIVSRELGVPAIVGTNDATSKIKSGRPVTVSCAEGAVGNVYAGILPFSVKTTKIGKQKRPKTKIQMIFGTPEEAFAASQIPNDGVGLAREEFIFTSYIKIHPLALLNFAKLKDQEAKKEIAELTKGYASKKEYFVERLASGIGMIGAGFYPKEVIVRLSDFKTNEYANLIGGKAYEPHEQNPMLGWRGASRYYDPKYRKAFDLECQAIHKVREEMGLKNIKVMVPFCRTVEEGKKVIQVMKENGLVQGKDGLEVFVMVEIPANVLLGEQFADIFDGFSIGSNDLTQLTLGLDRDSSIVNHVANENNEAVKKLIREIIRIAKKKKIKLGICGQAPSDFPDFAHFLVEEGIDAISLNPDTVMKMTVDIQKLESKMKRGKKTTKKTVKRKSVNKKTKKRK